The Budorcas taxicolor isolate Tak-1 chromosome 18, Takin1.1, whole genome shotgun sequence genome window below encodes:
- the LOC128063536 gene encoding vomeronasal type-1 receptor 4-like: protein MATGDLAAGAILLLQTVFGMLGNFSLLYCYLFLCCTGDRLRTVDLIVTNLIVANIFILFSTGFCSPITTFGWSCLKSGSACRVFAYLRGVGRGASIGITCILSVFQAITISPRNSRWAELKVKALKCVVPSIILCWVVNMMLNIIYPIFVTGILSNKSITNRKSFQHCSAVPNDHYGETYAAMMSMPVVFSFVVMILASGSTVFTLYRHKQRVQNVHRINGSSISSAESRATKTILLLMGIFINFNTLSSISYIILGISNNAGLFISTMSAIVISCFPAISPFLLMSRDSRVSRLCFAGKRNANSPTLNRKV, encoded by the coding sequence ATGGCTACTGGTGATTTGGCAGCAGGAGCCATCTTATTATTACAGACAGTATTTGGAATGCTGGggaatttctctcttctttactgTTATCTCTTCCTGTGTTGTACTGGGGATAGGCTGAGAACTGTTGATTTGATTGTGACGAATCTTATTGTAGCCAACATCTTCATTCTGTTTTCTACTGGATTCTGCAGTCCAATAACAACTTTTGGGTGGAGTTGTCTGAAAAGTGGATCTGCATGCAGAGTTTTTGCTTATCTTCGCGGAGTGGGCAGGGGAGCATCCATTGGCATCACATGCATCTTGAGTGTCTTCCAGGCCATCACGATCAGTCCCAGGAACTCCAGGTGGGCAGAGCTTAAAGTGAAAGCTCTCAAGTGTGTTGTTCCTTCAATTATCCTGTGCTGGGTCGTGAACATGATGTTAAATATCATTTATCCTATTTTCGTGACTGGAATATTGAGTAACAAAAGCATCACAAATAGAAAAAGTTTCCAACATTGTTCTGCTGTTCCTAATGATCATTATGGAGAAACATATGCAGCAATGATGTCCATGCctgttgtcttttcttttgtggtCATGATCTTGGCCAGTGGCTCCACAGTTTTCACTCTGTACAGGCACAagcaaagagtccaaaatgttcATAGAATCAATGGCTCCTCCATATCCTCTGCTGAGTCCAGAGCCACTAAAACCATCCTTCTCCTGATgggcatttttattaattttaatacacTTTCCTCCATCTCTTATATTATTTTGGGTATTTCCAACAATGCTGGTTTGTTCATTTCGACCATGTCTGCAATAGTCATTTCATGTTTCCCAGCTATCAGTCCCTTTCTGCTTATGAGTCGTGACTCCAGAGTATCCAGGCTCTGTTTTGCTGGGAAAAGGAATGCAAACTCCCCTACTCTTAACAGAAAGGTGTAA